The following proteins are co-located in the Perca fluviatilis chromosome 22, GENO_Pfluv_1.0, whole genome shotgun sequence genome:
- the ackr4b gene encoding atypical chemokine receptor 4b, whose product MDDFYYHDEEDSSLNDSYDYNYEHSVCDKEAVRSFASVFLPVIYALALVVGLAGNALVVVVYASKLRLRTLTDVCILNLAISDLLLLFTLPFWAADAVHGWKLGSAACKLTSFLYSTNFSCGMLLLACISVDRYRAVAHNPSGRTGTGPRVRKQWLLVCVVLWAVASFLGLPELIFSTVKHSHHRMTCTAIYPHSMARPAKAALELLEVTLRFLLPFLVMVMCYCWVGRALSRAAGVQRDRKWRALRVLLAVVAVFLLTQLPYNVVKLIRAMDIIYNLVTDCEVSKGLDKAVQVTEGLALTHACINPVLYAFIGSSFRGHVLKAAKHLGQRLGRHPRHVNTEPAVEIALNTCTQTQSQSGSEDQETTTFTI is encoded by the coding sequence ATGGACGATTTCTATTATCACGACGAGGAGGACTCCAGCTTAAATGACAGTTATGATTACAATTACGAACACAGTGTTTGTGACAAGGAGGCAGTGCGCTCTTTTGCCAGTGTCTTCCTCCCGGTCATCTATGCCCTGGCTCTGGTGGTGGGCCTGGCTGGGAACGCCCTGGTAGTGGTAGTGTACGCATCAAAGCTCCGACTACGAACCCTGACAGATGTGTGCATCCTGAACCTCGCCATTTCGGACCTGCTGCTTCTCTTCACCCTGCCTTTCTGGGCGGCTGATGCCGTCCATGGCTGGAAGCTGGGTTCGGCAGCCTGCAAGCTCACCTCCTTCCTCTACAGTACTAACTTCAGCTGTGGAATGCTGCTGCTGGCGTGTATCAGTGTGGATCGCTACCGCGCTGTAGCCCACAATCCATCAGGCAGGACTGGGACAGGTCCCCGGGTAAGGAAACAGTGGCttctggtgtgtgtggtgttgtgggCTGTAGCCAGCTTTCTTGGCCTTCCTGAACTTATCTTCTCCACAGTGAAGCACTCCCATCACAGGATGACCTGTACAGCCATCTACCCGCACAGCATGGCTCGACCTGCCAAGGCTGCCCTGGAGCTGCTGGAGGTGACCCTTAGATTCTTGCTACCTTTCTTGGTCATGGTGATGTGCTACTGCTGGGTAGGACGGGCACTGAGCCGTGCAGCTGGGGTGCAGAGAGACCGGAAGTGGCGTGCCCTGCGTGTCCTGCTGGCTGTTGTGGCTGTATTCCTGCTCACCCAGCTGCCCTACAACGTGGTCAAGCTGATTCGAGCGATGGACATCATCTACAACCTCGTGACTGACTGTGAAGTCAGCAAGGGCCTGGATAAGGCTGTCCAAGTGACAGAGGGCCTGGCCCTGACCCACGCCTGCATTAACCCTGTCCTCTATGCCTTCATTGGATCGTCCTTCAGGGGACATGTCCTCAAGGCTGCCAAGCACCTTGGACAGCGACTCGGGAGACACCCGAGACACGTAAACACGGAGCCTGCAGTGGAGATTGCACTCAACACGTGCACTCAAACGCAATCCCAGTCTGGTTCAGAAGACCAAGAAACCACCACCTTTACTATTTAA